From Shewanella psychrophila, a single genomic window includes:
- a CDS encoding glycoside hydrolase family 13 protein, translating into MKPITSIFSQRLLTALSLFLLLIAPVTLAAPAEIKQHPNLRVEPEFWWADMVNPKLQLMLHGLNISELTPMMLDNPANKDSDITIIKVEKTNNPNYLFITLDLTHAKPHTFDLMLTSAGNSIHSFSYSLLERGADSAIRQGFSNKDVIYLITPDRFSNGDTDNDNQASMSERVNRQAVNGRHGGDIQGIENSLDYLADLGVTQLWINPLLENNQAKYSYHGYSTTDHYRIDPRFGNNEEYRQLAASAKEKGIGIIKDIVVNHIGSEHWWMKDLPSTSWINGKKLVQDSPSLKFTSHRRTTVQDPYAVDSDRGNFVHGWFVDSMPDLNQQDPLLATYLIQNSIWWVEYAGLSGIREDTYSYADKSFLSLWSKAIMNEYPNFNIVGEEWSNNPITVSYWQAGKLNQDGYASNLPSLMDFPLYEVMLEAFNQDESWDTGLISLYEMLANDVVYAYPTNLVLFEGNHDTNRLYSLMNEDLGLFKMVITYVLTSNRIPQLFYGTEVLMTSPKEGRHDGAVRGEFPGGWTNDKVSAITGGGLSQKQKSAQDFIKALLNFRKSSSAIHSGKLRHYVPIDGIYVYFRFNHDEAVMVIINKNNKPVSLATRRFNAQLDGFTQGVNVLTKSTVELNTSAQSSLQIPAHDVLVLSMKH; encoded by the coding sequence ATGAAACCAATCACCTCTATTTTTAGTCAACGCCTCTTAACCGCATTATCACTGTTCCTATTGTTAATAGCACCAGTGACACTTGCCGCACCAGCAGAGATTAAGCAACACCCTAATCTCAGAGTAGAGCCAGAATTTTGGTGGGCGGATATGGTTAACCCCAAATTGCAGTTGATGCTTCATGGGCTAAATATATCTGAATTAACCCCAATGATGCTTGATAATCCGGCTAATAAAGATAGCGATATTACTATCATCAAGGTCGAGAAAACCAATAATCCCAATTACCTTTTTATTACCCTAGATCTGACCCATGCCAAACCACACACCTTTGATTTAATGCTCACTAGTGCCGGTAACAGCATACATTCCTTTAGCTATTCCTTGCTTGAACGTGGCGCTGACTCGGCTATTCGCCAAGGTTTCAGCAATAAGGATGTTATTTACCTCATCACCCCAGACCGATTTTCCAATGGCGATACAGATAATGATAATCAAGCGAGCATGTCTGAGCGGGTTAATCGTCAAGCTGTGAATGGCAGGCATGGCGGCGACATCCAAGGCATTGAAAATAGCTTAGATTACCTCGCAGACTTAGGTGTCACTCAACTTTGGATAAACCCACTGCTGGAGAATAATCAAGCCAAATACTCCTATCACGGCTACTCAACCACAGATCACTATCGTATCGACCCAAGGTTTGGCAACAACGAAGAATATCGACAACTGGCCGCCAGCGCCAAAGAGAAAGGTATCGGCATCATTAAAGACATAGTGGTCAACCATATAGGCTCAGAGCATTGGTGGATGAAAGATTTGCCCAGCACAAGCTGGATAAATGGCAAAAAATTAGTACAAGATAGCCCCTCATTAAAGTTCACCAGCCACAGACGCACCACAGTACAAGACCCCTACGCCGTAGATTCAGATCGCGGTAACTTCGTCCATGGCTGGTTTGTCGACTCCATGCCAGATCTAAATCAGCAAGATCCCCTACTCGCCACTTATCTTATCCAAAACAGCATCTGGTGGGTAGAATATGCAGGATTAAGTGGCATACGCGAAGATACTTACTCCTATGCCGACAAATCCTTCCTGAGTCTTTGGTCTAAAGCCATCATGAACGAATACCCCAATTTCAACATAGTCGGTGAAGAATGGAGCAATAACCCCATCACCGTCTCTTATTGGCAAGCGGGCAAGCTCAATCAAGACGGTTACGCCTCAAACCTGCCAAGTCTAATGGACTTCCCACTTTATGAAGTCATGCTAGAAGCATTTAATCAGGACGAGAGCTGGGACACGGGACTCATCTCATTATATGAGATGTTAGCCAACGATGTGGTTTATGCCTACCCCACCAATCTAGTCCTGTTTGAAGGTAACCATGACACGAACCGTTTATACAGCCTGATGAATGAAGATCTGGGTTTGTTTAAGATGGTCATCACTTACGTCTTAACTTCCAATCGTATTCCTCAGCTGTTTTATGGCACCGAAGTTTTGATGACCAGCCCTAAGGAAGGTCGACACGATGGCGCAGTACGTGGGGAGTTCCCCGGTGGTTGGACTAACGACAAGGTCAGCGCCATTACAGGGGGCGGACTTTCCCAAAAGCAGAAAAGTGCACAAGACTTTATCAAGGCCTTGCTCAACTTCCGCAAGAGTTCGAGTGCCATTCACTCGGGTAAACTCAGACACTATGTGCCCATAGACGGTATCTACGTATATTTCAGGTTTAATCATGATGAAGCTGTCATGGTGATCATCAATAAGAATAATAAACCCGTCTCTTTAGCAACCCGTCGTTTTAACGCTCAGCTTGATGGCTTCACCCAAGGTGTAAACGTACTCACTAAATCGACCGTTGAGCTAAACACATCTGCTCAATCAAGCCTTCAGATACCAGCTCACGACGTATTGGTATTATCGATGAAGCACTAG
- a CDS encoding TonB-dependent receptor has protein sequence MFQFKPSLLTIALIAAGASMHTYAADETKKIESAAEGSIEVIEVRGFRTSLIKSLNTKRFADTVSESISADDLGALPDQSIADALTRLPGITAVRTGGQASGLNIRGLDGDFVFATLNGREQVTTGDKRAIEFDQYPSELINQATVYKSPKASLIEGGVAGTVELKTADPLQASKEHNFTVNLRGSFNDKAGDVTDADDLGNRLSFSYQGKFLEETLGVALGYAHLYQPSVSSQFIGLHYPSWQRRDVNDDGSDDNISEGFEVQQKGGEETRDGYMGAIHWQPNDNWSIKGDLFHSKFDSETFARGFRVKSLANGNISDATVEDGTMTGGTVTTDGTDNFAVFVVNDNDSKYSELTSGAFNIEWNNGDALTIAADISYSKADGKFVNGGTRAVIYDDMDNQIRSAESVTYQLNGLNPADVNFAKDYTDTSTLGLREVGMWPYDQQNDLIAYKLDLNYQLSDSFISSVDVGVRYSQREFNAQRSQAGYGSEFGNNPDHMPVIRLTDDMTDVVNFGGELSGYPSFLKIDFDQAVDLVNAQLASTGNDPFSPSANWENNWTMIQSGSVNEDVLAGYVQANLDFEIGSLPVTGNIGVRVVNTDQSSKGLQQVGFGLGEEIADDNGSISTDYIRNEIGKTYTDYLPSINLNFHLTENDQIRFAAASVMARPPINKLKSGMGSWYDDTSTPGEKKYNAWGNTSPLLDPFYADQYDISYEHYFSDTEGAIAIALFYKDIKSFINDFTVQPFDFEAAGFIVPDTIVENGIEYPVVKDEGQYQTAINNDNGGYIRGIELAYTQVFDFLPDAWSGLGFTGSYSFSDSEVEFETDLGGESRPIPLPGLSEHVVNTTLFYGYEGFDTRVSMRYRSEYVSEQVAVESQLAYFAPETIIDYQASYALDNGLKFLFQVNNLTDEPSKTHFGEEYQTGTIQTFGRQYFLGLSYTL, from the coding sequence GCGCTAATTGCAGCCGGCGCTAGCATGCACACCTACGCCGCCGATGAAACAAAAAAAATAGAGTCGGCCGCAGAAGGTTCTATTGAAGTCATAGAAGTTAGAGGCTTTCGAACCAGTTTAATTAAGTCTCTTAACACTAAACGTTTTGCAGACACAGTATCAGAGAGCATCTCAGCAGATGATTTGGGCGCACTACCGGACCAATCCATCGCAGATGCCTTGACCCGTCTACCCGGTATTACCGCAGTGCGTACCGGTGGCCAGGCCAGCGGTCTTAACATTCGCGGACTCGATGGTGACTTCGTATTCGCGACCTTAAACGGCCGTGAGCAAGTAACAACAGGCGATAAGCGAGCTATTGAGTTCGATCAATACCCATCGGAGCTTATCAATCAAGCGACAGTGTATAAATCACCTAAAGCTTCACTCATTGAAGGTGGTGTTGCAGGTACCGTTGAGCTAAAAACCGCCGATCCACTTCAAGCCAGTAAAGAACACAATTTTACCGTCAATCTACGTGGCAGCTTCAACGACAAAGCCGGAGATGTGACTGACGCCGATGACTTAGGTAACCGTTTAAGCTTCTCTTATCAAGGTAAGTTCCTCGAAGAGACCTTAGGAGTTGCATTGGGTTACGCCCATCTATATCAACCTTCCGTTTCCAGCCAATTCATAGGTCTACACTATCCATCTTGGCAGAGAAGAGACGTGAACGATGATGGCAGCGATGACAATATCAGTGAAGGCTTTGAGGTACAGCAAAAAGGCGGTGAAGAGACCCGTGACGGTTACATGGGGGCTATTCACTGGCAGCCTAATGATAACTGGAGTATAAAAGGCGATCTGTTTCACTCAAAATTTGATTCCGAAACCTTTGCTAGAGGCTTTCGAGTCAAGTCTTTAGCCAATGGCAATATCAGTGACGCCACAGTCGAAGATGGCACCATGACTGGCGGCACAGTGACTACCGACGGCACAGATAATTTCGCGGTATTTGTGGTGAATGACAACGACTCAAAATACTCGGAACTGACGTCTGGCGCATTCAACATCGAATGGAACAATGGCGATGCCTTAACCATAGCAGCGGATATCAGCTACTCGAAGGCCGATGGTAAGTTCGTTAACGGTGGAACACGCGCGGTGATTTATGATGATATGGACAATCAGATCCGCTCAGCGGAATCGGTTACCTATCAGCTTAACGGACTAAATCCTGCCGATGTGAACTTTGCCAAAGACTATACAGACACATCCACATTAGGCCTGCGTGAAGTAGGCATGTGGCCATACGATCAACAGAACGATCTTATTGCCTATAAACTAGATCTAAATTATCAATTATCAGATTCTTTTATCTCATCAGTGGATGTTGGGGTTCGTTACTCTCAGCGAGAGTTTAACGCTCAGCGTTCTCAGGCCGGATACGGCTCAGAATTTGGCAACAATCCAGATCATATGCCGGTTATCAGACTGACAGATGATATGACAGATGTGGTCAATTTTGGTGGTGAACTCTCAGGTTACCCAAGCTTCTTAAAAATTGACTTCGATCAGGCGGTAGACCTGGTTAATGCTCAATTGGCCTCGACGGGTAACGATCCTTTCTCTCCGAGCGCCAACTGGGAAAATAATTGGACCATGATCCAGAGCGGCTCAGTCAACGAGGATGTGTTGGCAGGTTATGTTCAGGCAAATCTGGATTTTGAAATCGGCAGCCTGCCCGTTACTGGTAATATCGGCGTACGTGTCGTCAATACCGATCAATCCAGCAAAGGTCTACAACAAGTTGGTTTTGGTTTAGGCGAAGAGATAGCCGATGATAATGGCAGTATCAGCACTGACTATATCCGCAATGAGATAGGTAAAACTTACACAGATTATCTACCTTCGATAAACCTGAATTTTCACCTAACCGAAAATGATCAAATTCGTTTCGCCGCTGCATCTGTTATGGCTCGCCCTCCAATCAACAAGCTAAAATCTGGTATGGGCTCTTGGTATGACGATACATCTACACCTGGCGAGAAAAAGTACAATGCTTGGGGCAACACCAGTCCACTACTGGATCCTTTCTATGCCGATCAATATGATATTTCCTATGAGCACTATTTCTCGGACACAGAAGGCGCGATTGCGATTGCCTTGTTCTATAAAGACATTAAATCATTCATCAATGACTTTACTGTCCAACCATTCGATTTCGAAGCCGCAGGCTTTATCGTACCCGATACGATTGTCGAAAATGGTATTGAATACCCGGTAGTGAAAGATGAGGGTCAATATCAGACCGCGATCAACAACGATAATGGCGGTTATATCCGCGGTATCGAGCTAGCGTATACTCAAGTCTTCGATTTCCTTCCCGATGCATGGAGTGGCCTAGGTTTCACCGGCAGTTACTCCTTCTCTGACAGTGAAGTTGAATTTGAAACTGACTTAGGCGGTGAGTCCCGTCCTATTCCGCTACCTGGTCTTTCTGAGCATGTGGTCAATACGACCTTGTTTTATGGCTACGAAGGCTTCGATACCCGCGTCAGCATGCGCTACCGTAGCGAATATGTATCAGAGCAAGTGGCAGTCGAATCTCAGCTAGCCTACTTTGCCCCGGAGACAATTATCGATTATCAAGCATCTTATGCCTTGGATAATGGCCTGAAGTTTCTCTTTCAGGTGAATAACCTGACAGATGAACCAAGCAAGACTCACTTCGGTGAGGAGTATCAAACGGGGACTATCCAGACCTTTGGACGTCAGTACTTCCTAGGCCTAAGTTATACCTTGTAA